ttttcatcataggtacacttcaactatgacagacaaaatgagaaagaaaatccagaaaatcacattgtaggatttttaatgaatttatttgcaaattatggtggaaaataagtatttggtcaataacaaaagtttatctcaatactttgttatataccctttgttgacaatgacagaggtcaaacgttttctgtaagtcttcacaaggttttcacacactgttggtggtattttggcccattcctccatgcagatctcctctagagcagtgatgttttggggctgttgctgggcaacacggactttcaactccctccaaagattttctatggggttgagatcaggagactggctaggccactccaggaccttgaaatgcttcttacgaagccactccttcgttgcccgggcggtgtgtttaggatcattgtcatgcttcagacccagccacgtttcatcttcaatgcccttgctgatggaaggaggttttcactcaaaatctcacaatacatggccccattcattctttcctttacacggatcagtcgtcctggtccctctgcagaaaaacagccccaaagaatGATATTTCCACCCCCATGAttcacagtagatatggtgttctttggatgcaattcagcattctttgtcctccaaacacgacgtgttgagtttttaccaaaaagttatattttggtttcatctgaccatatgaaattctcccaatcttcttctggatcatccaaaagTTCTCtctggcaaacttcagacaggcctggacatgtactggcttaagcagggggacacgtctggcactgcaggatttgagtccctggcgacgtagtgtgttactaatggtaggatttgttactttggtcccagctctctgccgGTCATTCACTagatccccccgtgtggttctgggatttttgctcaccgttcttgtgatcattttgaccccacggggtgagatcttgcgtggagccccagatcgagggagattatcagtggtcttgtatgtcttccatttcctaataattgctcccacagttgatttcttcaaaccaagctgcttacctattgcagattcagtcttcccagcctggtgcaggtctataattttgtttctggtgtcctttgatagctctttggtcttggccatagtggagtttggagtgtgactgtttgaggttgtctTTTATactggtgtcttttatactgataacaagttcaaacaggtgccattaatacaggtaacgagtggaggacagaggagcctcttaaagaggtTACAGGTCtgagagagccagaaatcttgcttgtttgtaggtgaccaaatatttattttccaccataatttgcaaataaattcataaaaaatcctacaatgtgattttctggattttttctctctcattttgtctgtcatagttgaagtgtacctgtgatgaaaattacaggcctctctcatctttttaagtgggagaacttgcacaattggtggctgactaaatacttttttgccccagtgTATATACAAAttgtcttaattatttatttactaactaactaactaatcacacagaaatacAGAAACAAACAGAATAGCTTACACATTGATTACTACATAAAGCAATGaaaggtccctagtggactaaaccgatatgacggcttgctACACAAAATGAAAAGGGAGGGGCATGTAAGAAAGAGCGGGAGAAAAGACAAAGGACTTCACTATCGTATGTACAGCTGATAACTACGCTCATGGAAATGCtaatactttgcacatgaacggccgTTCATTCGAAAATAATTGCAATGTACATATTTACAATTGTATGCCTTTGTTGTCTCTCTGTTGAAATTGCCGGTCCAGTTTCTGGAGAGTCAGTCGACAGAAAgtctctggttgtccaccagaggtcaccaTGTCCTTTGCAGTCGTAGCTTGTCCATCGGCTCGGTTTCTTAGAACAGGGTGGTGAGAGGAAATGGTTCTTTGTCTCTTGTCTTCGGTCGACTTCCCTATACTGTTTTTACACATACAGGTGCAGACTGTGAATGTGTAGTCTTTAGTTTTGTAGATTTCTGAACCATTTGTTATGTATTCTGCTGGCGCTGCACATAGCTGGTCTATAGAGTCTAACCATGTGTGGTTCTCGTGATGTCTGAACTTGTAGAGATTTTCTTCTTCTCTGATGAACGTTTCAGAGTTTCTACCGTACCTTTCAGCTCATGCTGTCGGTCTCGCTGGCCTAACATTTTGTCACGAGTCCTATTTAAGCACTCTGGGAAAAAGGGGCGTTCCCTCATTTTGTCGTAATGTCTGTGCTCAAGTGGGTGTGGTCACTGACTGGACTTCATATGAAAAACAAggctaacatcacattacatcttctcacaaatagtttcatatttaatcatataaaTTCTCCCAACATTTGGGTGTGACCCTGACAACTGGGAAATATATACATTCAAAGATACAGTTAGGTTGTTATACTGTCCTTTATCAGATCCCAAAACACAACTGATCTGACATAATTGCTCTTTAAATACCACGGACCATTCCAACTCTTTGGATTACAGAAATATTGTTTCATTCCCCACTTTTGGATAATGGCGTTttgatgaagagaggagagagagaggggggagggcaaTCTGGCGCCTATGATCCTCACCTTAAAGGGCAAGTCATGGCAAGAGGGTTTACATCACAATGAATAAGGCATTCAGTCGATTTAAACATACAGCCCCAGAACTTCAGTGTATTCATAGATTGTAATTCTTAAACTGGTGAAATATGGGGCAATTCTTTTGTTGCAGTTTAGCAAACTCTACAGGTCAGCAAACATTGCATGCATTTTGAGGTTGGCTCCAGAAATGATTTCTACTGTTGTGCTGTCTTTCTGTCTTccatcttgctctctccctccagtgTCCAGCAGCTACATTCTCAAAGTAATCGAAGGGTCCACTGTGAATTTACCTTGTGATTGCCCACCATCCAATAAAGACCCGGTCCATTGGTACAGATATGATAAAGGAATGACGAACGGCACACGGAAGCAGTTGAATCCTGCAGAGACTGGAGAAATGGTGGAGGGTGACAGACTAGAATGGCTTTATGGCCCCCTTGAAAAAGATATGACAATCACACTTAATGAGGTCAAAATGGAGGATGCCGGCATGTACTACTGTGAGACAGCTGAGGAGGGCAGAGACAGCAGAAACTTTAATACAATTGAGCTAATTGTGGAAGGTACTTTTAGCTAACCTTCTTCCATTACACTCTCAAACCTttgcatatatatacacatttgttAATACATTTGTGTAATTCGCAAATGTAACATCAATTGGTTCCAAATAGCCATAATGTCCAAATGTTAGACTCTCACCTGCAATGTTCAAGACACTGTCACGCTTTTGATTTGTTGAAATTCGAATCTTCGTTTGCCATTTCTTTTAGCTGCGCCCACCGTTCTTCCTTACTCCTGCGTTGGGTTCATGACCCCCTGGGAATCATGTCAGGACGAGACCAGCAGGTCGTGGGAGGCCATGCTAGGAGAATCCCTCAATGAGTTCTCCATGAAGCTTTATGCCCACCTCAGCCAATCACAGCCCATGAAAAACCTGCTCTTCTCTCCAATCAGCATCAGCGGGGTGTTAACCCATCTGTTactaggtaagaaagagagggtggggtTTCTTTAAAATGGAACATGGGGAGAGGTTGTCCAACTGCACTCATACTCTAGACCTCAGTTCTTTTGAAAATGAAGCAACACTTGATGTCAACTCTCACTGAATGATTGATGCATGGAAGGCCAAATAAAATACATACGGTttcatcctgtctctctctctctctctctctctcattagggGCTCGTGGCAAGACAAGGAGAGACATGGAGacggctctctgtctgtctcacgacTTCTTCTGTGTTCATTCCGAGATGAAGAAACTGAAGCTGAAACTTCAGGACACACTGAAGATGGCCTCCCAGATCTATTACAACCCCAGTACTACCAGAGCACAATTAGTACTCATGATAATTATAGCTTGTTCTCCACATATAATTTTGAATTCTCGTCGTATATTGTCAATTTAATCATGAGTCGCCATCCCCCCTtaactcactgtctgtctgtctgtctgaccgtccgtccatccgtctgtctgtccacctctctgacattccctctctctcccccctcagataTGAAGTTGAGTGAGTCCTTTACCAACCAATCCATGCAGTTCTACGATGCGGATCCAGTCAAATTGACCAATAGCAGTGAGGTAAACGTGGAAATGATCAACAGTTGGGTTGCAAAGCAGACAAATAATAAAATCAAAGAGCTGGTCGACTCTGTTCCCGCCCACACCGAACTGCTACTCCTCAATGCTGTGTATTTCAATGGTCAGTATCCTGTTTGTgtatttgtgcatgtgtgtgatccAAGTAAGCTCTTGGTAAGCACCGATGCTCAATCTATCTGATAGGATATAGTCTATTTTAGCGGATATGGAGTATGTGGATTATAATAATATCTGTTTCAGGTCAATGGAAGATGAAATTTGATGCAAAATCCAAAACGTTTCCATTTGTGAAACTGAATGGTGATACTGTGAAGGTGCCTGTCCTCTACAGTGCCAAATACAAATTGGCTGTGCAATATGTCCCGGCAGTGAAGGCACAGGTAACCATTTTgattacacacacccacacttacATGCACAGATACACTGTAAGCAATCACACACAATCTACGTAACATTCTAACCTTGTCAATCACCCATAGGTGGCGATGTTCCCTCTCTCTGGTGCAAGTAGCTTGTTCATCTTGCTCCCGCCCACTACCAAGCTCACAGACCTGCAATTGGTGGAGGGGAAGATGACGGACAGGGCAGTGAAACAGATGGTGGAGCAGATGAATCAGGTGTCTCCCCAGGCCACCGAGGTCACTCTTCCCAAAATCAAACTGGACATCCGGACCGAGATGAACACCCTGCTCAGGAAGATAGGTCTGTCTGTATgcgtgtctatctgtctgtcttatAGCTTACCTGCTGCCTGACTATTCGAATTATAAGACTGTGCATTTTGTTGTGGCcacctgattcaactaaccaCCAAGCCCTTGATTAGTTGAACCAGATGTTTTTGCTTGGCTACAACAAAAATGTCTTCATCCAGGAGCAGCAATGGATTTCACCGGGTCGTTCTAAGTCAACCTAAACCAACAACTCTGGCGTTTCTTGATTtgcctctctcacttctctccctccctttcttctacctccctctaccttctGCCCTTCTCCgctctccttctccatatctCCCTCCTCTTACTCCCACACCTCTTTCTTCCCTTAGGTTTGTCTGAGCTGTTCGACAGCGCCAACCTGTGTGGCCTCTACCCTGACAACGAGTTGCTCCTGACGGAAGCCCGCCACCGGGCCTTCCTCTCCCTGACGGAGGAAGGTGTGGAGGCTGGGGCGGccacttccctctctttctcccgctccttctcttccttctcagcCCTCAGGCCCTTCCTGATGATACTGTGGAGCGACCAGGCCAAGGCCCCACTGTTCGTGGGCCGAGTGACCGAGCCGtgagagaaggaggcagagagagggagagagggtagcaTGCATATAGAAAAAAGCCATGTTTGCAAAAGAAAAGGACAACTTCCTTCTATTGAAGTTACATGTTCATTGTCAAAGTGTTTTAAAATAAATACTCAGGAGGGCTTGCTATAGGTTGTCACAAAATGCATGACTTATCAAACAATAAAAGTTGACATCTCTCCACATGTGGTATGGACATCTTTTTGTACGAATGTGCTATTTAAATCACTCTTCTGTCCAACAACGTACACAGTAGGTCACTGAAACGggttcagttttttttatttttaaagtagTTCCACAAACTCACCACAGGATGTCAATCACACCGTATGTTCCACATAGAGATAGCCATTACGTCAGTGAGTACACAGGGATGCTGTAACAATAGTCCTCCCGCTCCGCCCTGTCTCCCCATTCCCCGACGCTAAAGGTTTTAAAGCAACTGCGGACCCAGTAAAGCGTCAAATTGAGCAACTTACCCTGAATAATTTTTTTTACAAACAAAAATTACAAAACCGACGAGTACACATCAGCGATGATAGCTCAAACAGATTTGATTGATGATACCATGTCAATGATGTCAACCATAAAGAAATTGCCATTGATCAATGTTAGCCACAATGTTAGTTACATGTGCATATATATGACAATCGTTACACATGCAATTCTTTATTAGAATGTGATGATGCATATGGTTTGTTTTTGTCACATGATGAACAAAGTCGAGTTGGCTTGACCGACAACAAGtaaaagagatagagagaatctGAGTGAAAATAAACCAATCAGATAACCTGGACAAGATAATAAATATCTCCAAGTCCAAGCCTGGCTTCACATGATAAGGAATATCCCGGAGAGGGAAGTACATACATACTaagtaacttgtggaatagacaccggctgggatgcggttttaaccaatcagcattcaggattagacccacccgttgtatacatACTCAGTATTGCATACAAAAAAAAACCATGAATGCATCTTTGACAACATATCACGGAGTGACATCGGAGATGTTTATCAATTGATTATCAACTTCACTGTTGTTGCTGCGCGTGGAGAGGATTTCTGTGTCGTCATTGGTGTGCATAGAGAAGAACAGATTCCGccctctccactccaccaccatcTTTGTCAAGGTCCCTCAACGTGTGTTCTTGGTGACCGCAAAAGACCAGACGAGCTGAACTTCTCACACGTGGTCTCAGAGTTCAGTCCCTAGCTTTGATGATCCACGATCCGTGTCACATTTGACCTCGAGCCATGTTGAatcgtttttttgtttgttttgttttttgctaTCCGTCATGATGCCCTCATTCACACTTTTGTCCAAGTACAGAATTACGAACACAGAGATCCCAGACAACGATTAGAAAGTAAGAAAAAGTCCAGGAGACTGTTGACTGACTGAGATGTCTAATTCACACTACACGGGCTGACCAAAACCATACTGTGCTGGCCTGGGTAATTTTCTTTTCACATTGTCCTTTTTTCATTCAAGCAACTACAGTAGATGAGTTACCAGGCCAGTGCAGTACAGCTTGGCTTGACTTGGCTGTGTTTGGCTCAGTTGTGTGAACAGGGTAATAGTGTGCTTTAGTGGACCAACGTTGGAACTAtaaggtgtccaaactgtagccAGGGGCCACAGGATTGGGCCTCTGTCCTTAGGGTGGTTATTAACCCCTTGAGGTCTGTCTCTGGTAAAGGAATCCATGGTGAGAGGTCACTGTCTACGTTATGgcagtgtttttttgttgttgcaagggagggtgggggagaggggtgtcCATGAGTGTGTTCAGATTCAATGcatgaacacgcacacacacacacagacatgtacacaacgcacacacacacacttgcaagcatccacacacacacacaaacgttgtGTCGGTATCCTTTGatccaaattaaattaaattaacctATTCCTTTGGCTATAGATGGAGTTTTTGCCATATTTTTCACACAAATAGTTTTTTTTCTCCAAGATGGAACATTTGAATGTCTACAAGAGACTCACCGAAATTGAAAAAATCCAGTCATTTATAAATAAAATCTTACCGTAAGGgcgcagagaactagaaggaaacTCTCCTCGAGAGCTACTGGGATGTTCATGCTTTTATTCCAGGCCAGCATGAACACACCCGATGACACTTATTGTTGTCCAGACTGCATTAGGCTGGAgctggagcaaaagcctgcacacccaatAGTTGGTATTTGATAACCTCTGATAATCCCTCTTTAGAGTAGGGGGCTATAGTTTGTTTGAGACTGTCGCAGaaatctctctgtgctctctagCTTTCAATTAACTAAAATTCAAAGGTCAAAGGGCACAGAGCAGGGGTCAGAGAATAATTCAGACTGGGGGTTATCTTGTGTGACTGTCACCAAGGAAAATTGACTCACTGGACTGCCAGCCATTCTGTTGCACATGTGACAGGACATCAGTTTGTTAGACCATGGGGACATCCAGGAAACATAGGAGTGAGTCTCGTACTGTAGGAGTGAGTCTCGTACTGTAGGAGTGAGTCTCGTCTCTTTTGTTCTGTCTTTCTTCACAGCTCCATGCTTCAGGGTTCACGGATGGAGACATTTGGAGAAGGACGTGACACGCTTACAGTCAAACCCACACGCGCGCATGCACAAcgcacgtccacacacacacacatgtgtatgctaaatgtatgcacacacaacaactcactcacacacaaagacacatacacacaggaagATATGGGGAGATACAGACACCCACTGTCATCACGTACAGACATCGGACAAGtacacagtgacagtacagtCAGACGGAACCTTTTGTGCTTTAACGCTATGGTGTGCCAGTTTTCATCAGAGCGACAACCACCATAATAAAAAATCTATAGTAGGTGACTTATCCAACTTGTCCTCATCACTTGGGTACTTTGTGAAGTAAATCAGGGATGCAGAGGAGGGTAAACACATGCTAATGCTGTTAACGCACTTTGGTGAATACTGTTTTCACACCTATTACGCTAAATTAGCACTAGCACTGTTAGCGCTGTTAGTACTGTTAGCATTGCTAGCGCTGTTAGTACTGTTAGCGTTGTTAGTACTGTTAGCATTGTTAGCGCTGTTGGCACAATCAATGCTAGAACTGAGTCATGGGTAACTGCATACGTGGAGTGTGTCTGAAAGTGGACGTGAAGTGGTTGGATCAACACAAGAACACAAAAGAAGTGGTTGGATCAACACAAGTAGGTTAGTGGAAAGTGAATCAGCTAATTAGGCAGATTTATTGGCGCTAAAGATCGTTTTGCATGGCTGAGTGGGCCGTACGAGGAGTGTATAAGCCAGTGAGAATGACTTGCGTACCGTTACTGTTGTATCGAGGTGTCTGCCAACCTGAGGGCGCTTCCCACTAGGCAGCTGTATCAGCTGGGTCGCCAGCAGTAGCTAGCACGGCCATTTTTTTGCCCtctcattatttttatttcaagTAGGATGGCAATCTACACAATACATAACAAATATTGCTAACTATCTCGGTGTCACATTGATACGGTCTACTCAATAGGGAGGG
The genomic region above belongs to Oncorhynchus nerka isolate Pitt River linkage group LG18, Oner_Uvic_2.0, whole genome shotgun sequence and contains:
- the LOC115145846 gene encoding plasma protease C1 inhibitor-like is translated as MGISVLSCVSLLLVFELFSSSVGVLQSVPGSTLVFPCLPGQNQKSFAGAKITWKYNDSLVPDYPESSKQLKASKDGFYLEISPVSVANEGEYECVIKQNDMEWQKVHIVQVDVSSSYILKVIEGSTVNLPCDCPPSNKDPVHWYRYDKGMTNGTRKQLNPAETGEMVEGDRLEWLYGPLEKDMTITLNEVKMEDAGMYYCETAEEGRDSRNFNTIELIVEAAPTVLPYSCVGFMTPWESCQDETSRSWEAMLGESLNEFSMKLYAHLSQSQPMKNLLFSPISISGVLTHLLLGARGKTRRDMETALCLSHDFFCVHSEMKKLKLKLQDTLKMASQIYYNPNMKLSESFTNQSMQFYDADPVKLTNSSEVNVEMINSWVAKQTNNKIKELVDSVPAHTELLLLNAVYFNGQWKMKFDAKSKTFPFVKLNGDTVKVPVLYSAKYKLAVQYVPAVKAQVAMFPLSGASSLFILLPPTTKLTDLQLVEGKMTDRAVKQMVEQMNQVSPQATEVTLPKIKLDIRTEMNTLLRKIGLSELFDSANLCGLYPDNELLLTEARHRAFLSLTEEGVEAGAATSLSFSRSFSSFSALRPFLMILWSDQAKAPLFVGRVTEP